The Actinomycetota bacterium genome includes a region encoding these proteins:
- a CDS encoding acetoin utilization protein AcuC, with protein sequence MSDAVALALAPEARGYDHGPQHPLRPARVLLTWDLIRAYGITEHQNVREVECPVATDDQIALVHTAEFIDATRRAGHGERGDWSQYGYGPGDNPIFRNMHEAAAAVVGASVQAADEVLSGRAEHAFNAAGGLHHAMPARASGFCVYDDPAVAIRWLLEQGAERVAYVDVDVHHGDGPQAIFWNDPRVLTISLHESGRYLFPGTGFEDERGGGEAEGTKVNVPLAPMTGDESWLDAFRQNVPERVRAFRPDVLVTQLGCDTHRTDPLAHLQLTTAAYREAARMLHELAHDAAAGRWVATGGGGYQWARVVPRAWTIYFAEMAGVELPEAIPEAWLARAEEESGEKLPRELMDPPSSAAERYQW encoded by the coding sequence GTGAGCGACGCCGTCGCGCTGGCCCTGGCCCCGGAAGCCCGCGGGTACGACCACGGTCCCCAGCATCCGCTGCGGCCGGCCCGCGTCCTGCTGACCTGGGACCTCATCCGGGCCTACGGGATCACCGAGCACCAGAACGTCCGCGAGGTGGAGTGCCCGGTGGCCACCGACGACCAGATCGCGCTGGTCCACACCGCCGAGTTCATCGATGCCACCAGGCGGGCCGGGCACGGCGAACGGGGCGACTGGTCGCAGTACGGCTACGGTCCCGGCGACAACCCCATCTTCCGGAACATGCACGAGGCCGCGGCCGCGGTGGTGGGAGCCTCCGTCCAGGCGGCCGACGAGGTGCTGAGCGGCCGGGCGGAGCACGCCTTCAACGCGGCCGGGGGCCTGCACCACGCCATGCCCGCCCGGGCATCGGGGTTCTGCGTGTACGACGACCCTGCCGTGGCCATCCGCTGGCTCCTCGAGCAGGGCGCCGAGCGGGTGGCCTACGTCGACGTGGACGTGCACCACGGCGACGGGCCCCAGGCCATCTTCTGGAACGATCCGCGCGTCCTGACCATCTCCCTCCACGAGTCCGGGCGGTACCTGTTCCCGGGGACGGGCTTCGAGGACGAGCGGGGGGGCGGCGAGGCGGAGGGCACCAAGGTGAACGTTCCCCTGGCGCCGATGACGGGCGACGAGAGCTGGTTGGACGCCTTCCGCCAGAACGTCCCCGAACGGGTGCGAGCCTTCCGCCCGGACGTCCTGGTCACGCAGCTCGGCTGCGACACCCACCGGACCGACCCGCTGGCGCACCTCCAGCTGACCACGGCCGCGTACCGGGAGGCGGCCCGGATGCTGCACGAGCTGGCGCACGACGCCGCGGCCGGCCGGTGGGTGGCCACCGGGGGCGGCGGCTACCAGTGGGCCCGGGTGGTGCCCCGAGCCTGGACCATCTACTTCGCGGAGATGGCCGGAGTCGAGCTGCCGGAG